The genomic region TTTTGTATTCCTCCATTCCTTTATCTGTCAAATGATAAATATATTTGGGATGCTTTCCTTTTGTGTTCCATTTACCAATTATAAACCCCTCTTTCTTAAAATTGCTCAACAGCGGATAAATAATTCCGGGGTTAGGAACCCAGGTATTATTTACTGCATCGGCTAATGCTTTTATAATTTCTTGACCGTAACGATCTTTCTTGCTTAAAAGGTACAACACGTAAAATGGGAGAAATCCAGTCACAGTAAAAAATGAAACGACAAACATGTTAAAATCAGGATTCTTCATCAATCTTTTTATGCGAAAATATTTACAATGCTCCATTTTAATCTCTTTCATTAATTTAATTATTTTTTTCTCCACTTCTTTCTTCACCCCTTTCAAGATATATAATTATATATTATATGAAATTATATACAAACTCAAGCGTTTGAAAAAAACTTTATTCAGATATAATTTACTTGCGTTAAATAAATAATGAAAGGGAATTTTATAATGGAAGAAATGGAGAAGATTTTGCCACAAAAAAGTAAGACACTTGCAAGACACATTTTTGATTGGCGCTTTATACTGGAAGTTGTAGTTGCTGTTGTGTTTCGTGTTCTATACAGTTCATTTTTAAGCAGCCTGTGGAGCATTCTTTATGCTAAAATGCCTTCCAGCAGCACAGCTGATGTTTTGATGATGTTTTTTGATTTTCTTTTTATTGCCTTAACTCTTACGGTATTGTTTTTTTATCGAAAAAAAGGAAACAAGGAGGAATCTTTATTTAACATTATTCATCCTTGTTTTATTTGCTGCACTCAATGGAGCATCAAACTGGCTTACTATTGGGGCAGCTCAGACTTTTAAGAATTTTCTTGGTTATGTAAGGGTTTTTACAAATCTTTCATTTGTAGGTCTTTTTATAGCAACTGCGCAGGTTGTAAAGATTTCGGAAAACGAAAAATCTTTTTATGGATTGATACTTATGAACTATGCGCTTATCATTTTAGGTTTATTTATAGCAAATCCTATCATTATTCGCTTATCACAAAATGCTAATGGGCAATATTTGGCATATTTTGTCTATTTTCTTGAGGCAGTTGTGGTGTATTTTTTCTTTGCGTACGTTCCGTATTTTTTATCTGTAGATGATTCTTGGAAAGGTGTCTACCACGGTTTTATTTATTCATTTAAGAAATTTTTCACCACTTTAGTTTTTTCTGTTTCTGCTGCATTTATTATCTATTTTTTAGTCGGGAAATTGATGACAGTAGGTGGCAATGTGGCTCAGGGGTA from Caldisericota bacterium harbors:
- a CDS encoding PadR family transcriptional regulator, yielding MKEIKMEHCKYFRIKRLMKNPDFNMFVVSFFTVTGFLPFYVLYLLSKKDRYGQEIIKALADAVNNTWVPNPGIIYPLLSNFKKEGFIIGKWNTKGKHPKYIYHLTDKGMEEYK